CTGGCCGGGCTCGATGCCCTCGGCCGCGAGGACGTCGCCGACCGAGCTGGCGAAGGTGCGGACCTCGCTGCGCTGGCCGTCGACCGAGAGGGTCACGGTGCGGCTCATGGCGGCGTACGCCGTGGCGGTGCCGACGAGGGCGAGGACGACCGCGAGGGTCAGTCCGACGAGAAGGGTCTTGCTCTTGCTGAGGTGTTCGAGGCGTGCGCGCACAGTTCTCCAGTGTTCGCGTTTCCCGGACCACGGGCGGCGTCGTCCCCCCGCGCGATCGCACCGACGCTGGTGCTGGCGGACCCCCTGGGACGCATGCCGAGCGCTGCAGCAGCAGTCCCGCTCCCGGCCATCAGCCGTCGACCCTAGGTGGCGCGCGGGAGCGTTAGCAAACCGACGTCGGCCGCGTCACACCGGGGGGCGGGGTCCACGAGGTGGACGTGACGCCCCACCCACCCCATCAGCCCCAGGGGCCACCGAAGGCCGTCTCGGTGTTCGCGTCGAGCGCTCGGCACAGCTCCTCGAGGTCGTCGCCGCGGGTCTCGGCCATGGCCCGCACGGTCAGCGGGACGAGGTAGCTGGCGTTGGTGCGACCCCGGTGCGGCGCCGGCGTCAGGTACGGCGCGTCGGTCTCCACGAGCACCCGGTCGAGCGGCGCCACCCGCAGCGCCTCGCGCAGCGACGCGGCGTTCTTGAAGGTGACGGTGCCGGCGAAGGAGAGGTGGGCGCCGCGGTCCAGGCAGGCGCGGGCGAACGCCGCGTCGCCGGAGAAGCAGTGCATCACCCAGCGGTCCGGGACCCCGACCTCGTCGAGCACGCGGAGCACGTCGTCGTGGGCGTCGCGGTCGTGGATCACCAGGGTGCGGTCGAGACGGCGGGCCAGCTCGACGTGGGCCCGGAAGGAGTGCTGCTGGGCGGCCGTGCCCTCGGGTCCGGTGCGGAACCGGTCGAGGCCGGTCTCGCCGACCGCGCGCACCCGGTCGCTGCTGCGGGCCAGCCGCTCGATCTCGGCCAGCGCGTCGTCGAGGCGGCCCTGCTCCGCGAGCAGCGGCGCCTCGTTGGGGTGCAGCGCCACCGCGGCCACCACCTGCGGGTGGGCCTCGGCGGTGGCCACGGCCCAGGCCGAGCCCTCGAGGTCGCACCCGACCTGCACCACGCGCGGCACCCCGACCGAGGCCGACAGCGCCAGCGCGTCGGCGACCGCGAGGGCCTCCTCCTCGCCTCGGGTGACGTCGAGGTGGCAGTGGTTGTCCACGACCGGGTGCGGCAGCGGCTCGGGCAGGCCGGGCCGGCCCTCGGGGACCCGGCCGGCGGTCGCGGCGCTCACGGGCGGTGCACCGCGTCGTAGACCAGCCGCTTGGGCACGCCGGAGCGCTTGGCGACCTCGGCGATGGCCTGCTTGCGGGGCACGCCGGTCGACTCCTCGACCTCCACCAGGGCGGCCAGCGCCACCGGGTCGGTGACGGCCTCGGGCGGGGCGGCGCCCTCCACGACCAGGGTGACCTCGCCGCGGACGCCGTCGTCGGCCCACGCGGCCAGCTCGGCCAGCGTGCCGCGGCGTACCTCCTCGTGGGTCTTGGTCAGCTCGCGGCACACCACCGCGCGGCGCTCCGGACCGAAGGCCTCGGCCAGCGCGGCGAGCGCCGCGGCCGTGCGGTGGGGCGCCTCGAAGAAGACCAGCGTGCGCTCCTCCCGGGCGACCGAGGCCAGCCGACGCGAGCGCTCGCCCCCCTTGCGCGGCAGGAAGCCCTCGAAGCAGAAGCGGTCGACCGGCAGGCCCGACACCGCCAGCGCGGTCAGCACCGCCGACGGCCCCGGCAGGCTGGTGACGCGCACGCCCTGCTCGACCGCGGCCGCGACCAGGCGGTAGCCCGGGTCGGAGACGCTCGGCATGCCGGCGTCGGTCACCAGCACCACCCGCTCCCCCGCCAGCAGGGCGTCGACCAGCGCCTGGGTCCGCAGGTGCTCGTTGCCCTCGAAGTACGACACCACCCGACCCGTCAGCTCCACGCCGAGGTCGGAGGTGAGCCGGCGCAGCCGCCGGGTGTCCTCCGCGGCCACCACGTCGGCCTCCGCGAGCTCGCGGGCCAGGCGTGGCGAGGCGTCCTCGGGGCGACCGATCGGCGTGCCGGCCAGGATGAGGACGCCGGTCGCGGCGACACCCGCACGAGGGAGGTCCGGTTGGCTCACCGGTCGATCATCGCAGCCGTAGCCTTGGGCAGCGTGAGCCTCCCCAGCACCCTGCTCGACCGCGAGGCAGCCCCCGCGACCAGCCCGGTGCCCCGCGCCTCGCTGCGCGCGCGGCTCCGGGCCCGCGACCGCGACCCGGTGCTGGCGTGGACCGGCACCCTGGCCGTGACGCTGCTGGCGCTGTTCCTGCGCCTGTGGGACCTGTCGAAGCCGCGGTCGTTCTCCTTCGACGAGACCTACTACGCCAAGGACGCCTGGTCGCTGCTGCACTTCGGCTACGCCCAGACCTACGTCGACGGCGCCGACCAGCTGATCCTGTCGGGGCAGACCACCGGGGTGTGGACCGGCGACCCGTCGATGGTGGTCCACCCCGAGCTCGGCAAGTGGATCATCGCGCTGGGCGAGGCGGCCTTCGGGATGACGCCCTTCGGCTGGCGGATCTCCTCGGCGATCGTGGGCGCGCTGATGGTGATGGTGATGGTCCGGCTCGCGCGGCGGCTCACCCGCTCGACCGCGCTGGGCCTGTTCGCCGGGCTGCTGCTGTGCCTGGAGGGCCAGCAGCTGGTGCTGTCGCGGCTCGCGCTGCTCGACGTGTTCCTCGCCTTCTTCGTGCTCTGCGCGGTCGCGTGCACGGTCGCCGACCGCGACTGGGGCCGGGCGCGGCTCGCGGACCTGGTCGAGGAGCGGCTCGACGGCGCCCGCCTGCGGGCCGGCGCGTGGGGCCCGCTGCTGCTGTGGCGGCCCTGGCGGCTCGCCGCGGGCCTGATGTGGGGCGCCGCCATCTCCACCAAGTGGACGGCGCTGTTCCCGCTCGCGGCCCTCGGCCTGCTGATGTGGGCCTGGGACGCCGGGGCGAGGCGCTCCTTCGGGGTCCGGTGGGCGCTGCTGAAGTCGGCGGTCGTCGACGCCGCCCCGGCCCTGCTGTACGTCGTGGCGCTGCCGCTCGTGCTCTACGTCGTCAGCTGGACCGGCTGGCTGCTGCACGCCGACGTCTACGAGCGGGCGCTCTCGGACACGCAGTACGGCCCCTACTGGGGCAGCTACCTGGAGAAGGACGCCACCGGCTTCTTCCCCGAGCTGTGGCAGTCGCTGCGGTCGCTGTGGCACTACCACCACGACGTCTACTCGTTCCACACCAAGTTCCTCACCGACGCCACCCACGCCTACCAGTCGAGCCCGTGGGGCTGGTTCGTGCTCAACCGCCCCGTCGGCATCTCCACCGAGCTCGACATCGCGCCGGGGTCGCAGGGCTGTGCGGCCGCGGCGGGCTCGACCTGCCTGCGCCAGGTGCTCCTGCTCGGCAACCCGGTCGTGTGGTGGCTGGGCACGCTGGCCGCGCTCTGGTCGGTGGTCGCGGGCGTGGCGAAGCGCGACTGGCGCCACGTGCTGGTGCTGGTCGGGCTGGCGGCGACCTGGCTGCCGTGGTTCCGCTACGACGACCGGCCGATCTTCAGCTACTACGCGTCGGTCTCGCTGCCGTTCCTGGTGCTGTCGCTGACCCTGGCCGTCGGGGCGGTCGTCGGTGGCCCCGGCGCGCCGCGCCGGAGGCGCCTCGTGGGCGCCGCGGTCGCGGGCGGGGTGGTCGGCCTGACGGCGCTGGCGTTCGCGTGGTTCTGGCCCATCTGGACCGACGAGCTGCTCACCAACGGCCAGTGGCTGGACCGGATGTGGTTCCGCCGCTGGATCTGACCCGGGTGTCGGGTCCGACCAGCGGCGGAGGGTGCTGAGCGGGACGGCCGCCCCCGAGGGGTGCGGCGGTCCGTGGTCAGGCGGCGGCAGCGCCCGCCAGGGGCTCCTGCGCGACCGGCGCGACGACCGTCGAGACAGGTGCGTGCAGCCGGCGCTCGAGCACGGACATGCGCAGCAGCGCTCCCGCGACGACGACCAGACCCAGCAGACCCATCAGCAGCACTGACAGCGGTGCGATTGCTCCCATGGTGACGTCCTCCCACGTTCCCCGGTGAACCCCCGATGTGACCTACCGTACGCCGCCGCCAGCAAAACGGACATAGTTCTTCTGGACTAGATCAGATTGATCCTTCATCCCCGATGAGTTGACATCACGGACCCGGACCGTCGGCCGACGTACGCCAGCCAGCCGGTCGCCAGGCCGACCAGTCCGATGCCCAGGGCGCCCTGCGGCCAGTAGATGTGGTCGAGGTGCAGCAGCACCGCGCCGGGCACGAGCAGCAGCCCGGGCAGGCCCGCCAGCCGGTGGCGCAGCAGGGCGTCCAGCGCGACCACCACCGCGGCCACCAGCAGTCCCCACGAGCCGATCTCGCCGAGCGGGGTGCCGATCGCGAAGATCGAGCGCACCTCGTCGGGGCGCGCGGCGCCCGAGGGCAGCCGCGAGGTCACCCAGCCGGCGCCGATGCCGCTGAGGATGTCGAGGGCGTTGTAGAAGATCGCGTAGACGAAGGCCGCCAGGACCGCGACCACGGCCAGCGGGTCGCGGCGCCCCTTGAACAGCCACATCAGGGCCACCCCCACGAGCGGGAAGACCAGCATCCCGGGCACGTGCAGCGTCCACCAGCGGTGGGCCGTGCCCTCGTCGAGGCGCTCGGGGTGGAAGTAGCCTGCCGCCATCAGCGCCAGGCCCGGCAGGGCGCTGAGCACCCCCGCCGTCGTCGGTCCGACCCAGCGGTCGGTGGTGGGGCTGCCGGGTGCTCGTGTCGTCGTCGCCACGCCCCGAACCTACGGGGCGGTGGTGGCGACCCGCGGGCGGCTCAGCCGGCGCGGCTGCCCGCGAAGTCGGACGGGGCGAACTTCCCCTCGGCCAGGCGCGACTCGATGTCCTCCAGGCTGTGCCCGGTCAGCTCCGGCATCCGGCGCCACACGAACACCCAGGCGGCCACGTTGAACAGGCCGTAGAGCCAGAACACCTGGCCCACCCCGAGCAGGTCGA
This genomic interval from Nocardioides scoriae contains the following:
- a CDS encoding TatD family hydrolase — encoded protein: MSAATAGRVPEGRPGLPEPLPHPVVDNHCHLDVTRGEEEALAVADALALSASVGVPRVVQVGCDLEGSAWAVATAEAHPQVVAAVALHPNEAPLLAEQGRLDDALAEIERLARSSDRVRAVGETGLDRFRTGPEGTAAQQHSFRAHVELARRLDRTLVIHDRDAHDDVLRVLDEVGVPDRWVMHCFSGDAAFARACLDRGAHLSFAGTVTFKNAASLREALRVAPLDRVLVETDAPYLTPAPHRGRTNASYLVPLTVRAMAETRGDDLEELCRALDANTETAFGGPWG
- the rsmI gene encoding 16S rRNA (cytidine(1402)-2'-O)-methyltransferase; the encoded protein is MSQPDLPRAGVAATGVLILAGTPIGRPEDASPRLARELAEADVVAAEDTRRLRRLTSDLGVELTGRVVSYFEGNEHLRTQALVDALLAGERVVLVTDAGMPSVSDPGYRLVAAAVEQGVRVTSLPGPSAVLTALAVSGLPVDRFCFEGFLPRKGGERSRRLASVAREERTLVFFEAPHRTAAALAALAEAFGPERRAVVCRELTKTHEEVRRGTLAELAAWADDGVRGEVTLVVEGAAPPEAVTDPVALAALVEVEESTGVPRKQAIAEVAKRSGVPKRLVYDAVHRP
- a CDS encoding dolichyl-phosphate-mannose--protein mannosyltransferase; this translates as MSLPSTLLDREAAPATSPVPRASLRARLRARDRDPVLAWTGTLAVTLLALFLRLWDLSKPRSFSFDETYYAKDAWSLLHFGYAQTYVDGADQLILSGQTTGVWTGDPSMVVHPELGKWIIALGEAAFGMTPFGWRISSAIVGALMVMVMVRLARRLTRSTALGLFAGLLLCLEGQQLVLSRLALLDVFLAFFVLCAVACTVADRDWGRARLADLVEERLDGARLRAGAWGPLLLWRPWRLAAGLMWGAAISTKWTALFPLAALGLLMWAWDAGARRSFGVRWALLKSAVVDAAPALLYVVALPLVLYVVSWTGWLLHADVYERALSDTQYGPYWGSYLEKDATGFFPELWQSLRSLWHYHHDVYSFHTKFLTDATHAYQSSPWGWFVLNRPVGISTELDIAPGSQGCAAAAGSTCLRQVLLLGNPVVWWLGTLAALWSVVAGVAKRDWRHVLVLVGLAATWLPWFRYDDRPIFSYYASVSLPFLVLSLTLAVGAVVGGPGAPRRRRLVGAAVAGGVVGLTALAFAWFWPIWTDELLTNGQWLDRMWFRRWI